Proteins from a genomic interval of Deinococcus multiflagellatus:
- a CDS encoding PadR family transcriptional regulator, whose product MKFRVTLTLLKLLAYLFKHRDPRPYGLMIQRELGLTSATTYGLLDRLEKAGHLTSELEDIDEVAMGRRKRRLVQLTPSGLEFAVEAFQAVPQFSILPDAQNDLEGPSPRPPAPDVQSP is encoded by the coding sequence ATGAAATTCCGGGTTACCCTGACACTTCTGAAGTTGCTCGCTTACCTGTTCAAGCACCGTGACCCTAGACCTTACGGTCTGATGATTCAGCGAGAACTCGGGCTGACGAGCGCCACGACTTACGGCCTCCTGGACCGTCTGGAAAAGGCTGGCCACCTGACCTCCGAACTGGAGGATATTGACGAAGTGGCCATGGGCCGGCGTAAGCGCCGGCTGGTGCAGCTCACCCCGAGTGGCCTTGAGTTCGCTGTGGAGGCCTTCCAGGCGGTCCCGCAGTTCAGTATCCTGCCCGACGCTCAAAACGACCTGGAAGGCCCCTCCCCTAGGCCGCCAGCGCCAGACGTGCAATCTCCGTGA
- a CDS encoding transposase, which produces MERFFDRHPIQPAYVARVVLTLLPSAQSREFILDRTNWKYGQTDVNVLLLAVIWRGVAIPLLYELLPHGGGSHTEIRHTLMDDALCLLSAADIRVLYADREFVGYDWIQGLAHRGIPICVRLRRDTLMDDWTAKDWLSRLQTGCAGLLVEDTVVYGQPMHVVLTYTRDGEALIIASNVGAVTTIQTRYQRRFLIECLFRALKSKGFQLEATHMTLHDHVERLLCLLTLTYTWCVLVGVTLDCPKKAHGRRAWSVVKMGLRELVRSLGRDSAHLGDLIALLMPYHTNSPESVGY; this is translated from the coding sequence GTGGAACGCTTCTTTGACCGTCATCCCATCCAACCAGCCTATGTCGCCCGAGTTGTCCTGACGCTCCTTCCCTCCGCGCAATCACGCGAGTTCATCCTCGACCGGACGAACTGGAAGTACGGACAGACGGATGTGAATGTCCTGCTCCTGGCCGTCATCTGGCGTGGTGTCGCCATCCCTCTGCTCTACGAACTGCTGCCCCATGGGGGCGGCAGCCATACGGAGATCCGGCACACCCTCATGGACGATGCCCTGTGCCTGCTGTCTGCAGCGGACATCCGGGTCCTGTATGCCGACCGCGAATTCGTCGGCTACGACTGGATTCAGGGACTCGCCCACCGTGGGATTCCCATCTGTGTGCGGTTGCGGCGCGACACGCTCATGGACGACTGGACCGCGAAGGACTGGCTGAGTCGCTTGCAGACCGGCTGTGCCGGTCTGCTGGTCGAGGACACGGTGGTCTACGGGCAACCGATGCACGTGGTGCTCACGTACACGCGAGATGGCGAGGCGCTGATCATCGCCAGTAATGTCGGGGCGGTGACGACGATCCAGACGCGCTATCAGCGTAGATTTCTGATCGAGTGTCTCTTCAGGGCGCTGAAAAGCAAGGGCTTCCAATTGGAGGCAACACACATGACGCTCCACGATCACGTGGAGCGCCTGCTGTGCCTGTTGACGCTGACCTACACATGGTGTGTGCTGGTTGGGGTCACGCTGGATTGTCCGAAGAAGGCCCATGGTCGCCGGGCGTGGAGCGTGGTGAAGATGGGCTTGCGGGAACTGGTACGGTCGCTCGGCCGGGACTCAGCCCATCTGGGTGACTTGATTGCCCTCTTGATGCCGTACCACACGAACTCCCCGGAAAGTGTCGGGTACTGA